TAGCTTCCCAATTATCGTATAGCTTAGTCGCATCCCCCTCGTCAACTTGCGTTCTGTTAGAAAAGAATTTAATAGTGCCTACATTATAAACCCTCTCAATAAAATTTACAGTTACCTCAATGCCAGAAATCTTATCATAATCTATAATTTTAAAGTCTGTACCAATAAAACCGGTTCTCATCATTACCCTTCTGTCAGAATAAGCGTAATAGGTGTTGTTAAATGAAAATAGTCTTTTAAAAAAAAGCCAAAGAAAAAAGATCACAGGAAGAAGTCCCAACCAAAATTCCCAACCTGCAATATTCCCATTTTCAGGTTTTATTTGTGTTCCGATTGCAATCCAGGTTGCAACAAAAGCGATTATAGAAATGCCAGCCCATATGCCCGAAAATATAAATGGAATAAATTTGGAACGCCCTATCCAAATAATTTTTTCATCGTTATCTTTAATACTGTCAAATCCGGGAAGTAATTTTTTGTTGAATATAGAAGCCATAGATATCTAAGGTTGTTAATAAATATGCTGCCAACACATAAAAATATATGATTGCTTATTATACCCAAAATATGCATGCATTTAAGGTCAACTATTTGAAATTTTGAGCTTAATATTTATCAAAGACACACTATAACACTCTACTTTGCAGCAATATTGCAGGCAATTTCTATTTTGCTATTGTAATATCTTATAGGTAAAATCTTCGATGACATTTACCTCCAAAGGATAATTTCCGGAAGGTGCATAAATATAATCGGCAGTAATAGCAACTCTTTTACCAATTAAACTTTTATACTTCACATTCGGATTAACATTTTTCTGTACGTCACCATAAATACGAATTTCTTTTGTTGTAGCATCACTGCTAAATTCGTCAGTAGTATCGGCAATAAATGTTACTGATTGTGGCAAGACAAATAGCATTGCGTTTTTTATTGTTTTACCTGTAATTGGGTGTCTCAAATTTTTCAGGATCACTTTACCTGATAAGGTATGTTGTCCATATTGATAAGTTGGTAAATTTTGCCCCTGACATACAAGTGATAATAATAACGAAAAGACAAATAAAACATTTTTCATAAATCAGTTTTTTTTGTTTTCTGCTTTTTTCCTTAGGATTATCATAATAGAGATTGATTAAAACGAATGGTTCGTGAAGACACGAACCAAGGCGAAGATATCAAAGATGATCAATTTTTATTTCAATCTGTTAATAGACATACTTTTCTGTGTGATTCTATATTTATATGTTAACTTGTACGACAAATCAGAATTTATTCCTTTCTCTTTGAAAGTATTGCTTTAGAAATGAAGAGCGTTCGGTTAAATAATTTTGCTCTTAAAACCTGATCGGCTTCCACAAGATTTATTGTTAGTTCAATATCATAAAACCTGGCTCATTCGAGCCGGCAAACTGCTTTCATCTAATTTTAAAATAAATCTATGCGCTCACTTTTACTCATTATCATCAGTTGTTTTACAGTTACCATTGCCAAAGCTCAGGGCCCTACAATTACATCTGCTTCAGAAGCAGTACCCGGCGATGTGCTATTTTACCAGCAAACACAGGTCGCTAATATTGCAACACCTG
The Ferruginibacter albus DNA segment above includes these coding regions:
- a CDS encoding PH domain-containing protein, with translation MASIFNKKLLPGFDSIKDNDEKIIWIGRSKFIPFIFSGIWAGISIIAFVATWIAIGTQIKPENGNIAGWEFWLGLLPVIFFLWLFFKRLFSFNNTYYAYSDRRVMMRTGFIGTDFKIIDYDKISGIEVTVNFIERVYNVGTIKFFSNRTQVDEGDATKLYDNWEAIPNPYEVFKEVKKVMIDIKIGYNNASDLQLETNPSYEKGDVAEK